The genomic interval CCGGCGTCCGCGGCCTCGGCCTCGGTCATCCCGACCGTGCCGATCTCCGGGTCGGTGAACACCGCGGCCGGAATCGCCTGGAAGTCCATCGCGGCGGGTTCGCCGGCGATGACCTCCGCGACGACCTCGCCCTCGGCGGAGGCCTTGTGCGCGAGCATCGGCTCGCCGGCCACGTCGCCGACGGCGTACACGTCGTCGACCGCGGTCTCGCCGAACTCGTCGGTGGCGAGGAAGCCGTTCTCGTCCGGTTCGAGGCCGATGGCGTCGAGGCCGAGCGTGTCCGTGACGGGCGACCGACCGACGGCGACGAGCACTTTGTCGGCGGCGTAGGTGGACGTCTCGCCGTCCTCCGTCTCGGTGGTCACGCGCACGCCGTCGTTGTGCGGCTCCCACTCGCTCGCGCCCTCGCCGAAGTGGAACTCGACGCCGAGTTCCTCGGCGCGCTTGCGGACCGTGCGCGCGATGTCGTCCTCGTAGCCGGGGAGCGCGGAGTCGAGCATCTCCACGACGGTCACGTCGGTGCCGAGCTTCGCGTAGGTGGTCGAGAGCTCCATCCCGATGTAGCCCGCGCCGACGACGACCAGTTCGTCCGGGACGGTGTCGAGCGAGAGCGCCCCCTGCGAGGAGAGGACGTGCTCCTCGTCGAACTCGAAGCCCGGTATCTGAATCGGGCGCGAGCCGGTGGCGATTATCGCGTGCTCGTACTCGATGGTCTCGGAGCCCTGTCCCTCGCCGCCGTGAGCGACGCGGACGCGGCCCTCGCCGGCGAACTCGGCGGTCCCCTCGACGAGGTTCACGCCGTTGGCCTTACACAGCTTCTCGACGCCGCCGGTCAGCTGGTCCACGACGCCGTCCTTCCACGACTGCATCGCCGCCATGTCGACGGCGGGGTCGGCGTGGACGCCCATCGCCTCGGCGTTGGCCGCGCCGTGGGCCGTGTCCGCGCCGGTGATGAGCGCCTTCGACGGGATACACCCGCGATTGAGGCAGACGCCGCCGTAGGCGTCCTTCTCGACTAACGTCGTGTCGAGGCCGAGTTGCGAGGCGCGGATGGCGGCCACGTAGCCGCCCGGACCCGCGCCGACCACCAGTACGTCCGTTCCGGTCGAGATGTCTCCGACAACCATTATTCGAGCAGGAGGAGTTCCGGGTTCTCCAGGTACTCCGAGAGGGTGTTCACGAACCGCGCGGCGTCCGCGCCGTCGATGATACGGTGGTCGATGGAGAGCGACAGCGGAATCGTGTGCTTGGCCACGACCTCGCCGTCCTCCACGACCGGGCGCTGTTTCAGCGCCCCCAGCCCGAGGATCGCGGTCTCGGGGTAGTTGATGATGGGCGTGGCGTACTCGCCGCCGACCGCGCCGAAGTTGGTGATGGAGAAGGTGCCGCCCTGCATCTCCTCGCGCTTGATGCTGCGCTCGCGCGCCTTCGTCGCGAGGTCGTTCACGTCGTCGGCGAGCGTCAGCATGTCCTTCTCGTCGGCGCCCTTCACGACCGGGACCATCAGGCCCGCGTCGGTCGCGACGGCCACCCCGATGTTGTAGTAGTGCTTGACGAGTATCTCCTCGGCGTCCTCGTCGAGCTGACTGTTGAGGATGGGGTGTTCCTTCAGCGCCGCGACGACCGCCTTCAGCACGAACGGCATGTACGTCAGCCGGCTGTCGCGCTCCTCGGCGACGGGCTTGAGCCGCTCCCGCGTCGCGACGAGGTCCTCCACCACGACCTCCTCGTGGTGGGTGACGTGCGGGGCGGTGTACTTCGACCGCTCCATCGCGTTGCCGATGGTCCGGCGGACCCCCTTGTACGCGATGCGCTCGACCTCGCCCTCGGCGGTCGTCTCCGTCTCGGGCGCTTCCTCGGTCACGGCCTCCGCGTCGGCCGCCTGTGCCGCGCGCTGGGCCTCGGCGTACTCGCGCACCTGCGACTCGGTGACGAACGCCTCGCCGTCGCGCGTCTCGTCGGTCGGCACGTCGTCCAGCGCGACGCCCTCCTCCTCCGCGACCCGGCGGGTCGCGGGCGCCGCGAGCGTCCGGTCGCGGCCGGCCGCCTCGGCCGAGGACGCGGGCGCGCTCGTCGCCGGTTCCTCGGCCTCGTCGGTCACCTTCGAGGTGGCCGACTTCACCGCGGGTTCGGGCTCCTCGTCGTCCGCGCCCTCCGCGTGGGCGCGCACGTCCTGCTCGGTGACGCGGCCGCCCGGGCCGCTCCCCGAGACGGCGCCGATATCGACGCCGAGTTCGCGCGCCAGCCGGCGCGCCGAGGGCGCGGCGAAGGTGCGACCGCCCTGCTGGGCGGTTCCTTCGTTCTCGTCCTCTTCGTCGGCCTCCGAGACCGCCGAGACGGCGTCCTCGACCGCTTCGTCGTCCTCGTCGTCGGCCGACTCCTCGACCGGCTCTGCCTCCTCGCCCTCCACGTCGAACGTGATGATGACGTTCCCGACGGGGACCATCTCCCCCTCGTCGGCGAGTATCTCGCGGACGGTCCCGTTGACCGGGGAAGGGACCTCCACGACGGCCTTGTCGGTCTCCACCTCGGCGACCGGCTGGTCCTCCGTCACCGTGTCGCCGACCTCGACGAGCCACGTGACGATCTCGGCCTCCGTCAGCCCCTCGCCGACGTCGGGGAGTTTGAACTCTCGGACCATCAGAACTCCACCGTCTCGCGGATGCCGTCCTCGATGCGGGCCGCCTCGGGCATGTAGTAGTCCTCGAGCGCGTACAGCGGGAACGGCGTGTCGAAGCCGGTGACCCGCTTGACCGGGGCCTCCTGATACAGCAGGGCCTCCTCCTGTATCGTCGCGGCTATCTCCGCGCCCAGCCCGCCCGTCTTCGGGGCCTCGTGGACCACGACGGCGCGGCCGGTCTTCTCGAACGACTCCGTGATGGTGTCCCAGTCCATCGGCGACAGCGTGCGGAGGTCCACGACCTCGACGTCGACCTCGCCGTCGAGGTTCTCGGCGGCTTCGAGCGTCGGGCGCGTCATGGCGCCCCACGTGAACACCGACACGTCCGTCCCCTCGCGGCGGACGGCGGCCTCGCCGAGTTCGACGGTGTACGTCTCGTCGGGCACCTCCTCGCGGAAGGCCCGGTAGATGAGCTTCGGCTCCATGAACACGACCGGGTCGGGGTCGCGGATGGACGCCGCGAGCAGCCCCTTCGTGTCGCGGGGTGTGCTCGGCACGACGACCTTCAGGCCCGCCTCGTGGGTGTAGAAGGCCTCCTTCGACTCGGAGTGGTGTTCCGGCGCGCGGATGCCGCCGCCGTAGGGCATCCGGAGCGTCATCGGCACCGTGAACCGACCCCGCGAGCGCGTCCGCAGGCGCGCGGCGTGGGAGACGATCTGGTCGAACGCCGGGTAGGCGAACCCGGAGAACTGTATCTCGGGGACCGGCTTCATCCCGTAGGCGGCCATGCCGACGGCCGTCCCGACGATGCCCGACTCGGCGAGCGGGGTGTCGAACACCCGGTCCTCGCCGAACTCGTCGTACAGTCCCTGCGTGGCGCGGAAGACGCCGCCGTTCTTGCCGACGTCCTCGCCGAACACGACCACGTCGTCGTCGCGTTCGAGTTCGCCCTTGAGACCGTCCCGTACCGCCTGTACCAGCGTGAGGTTCTGACTGCTCATGTTAGTGCTCCAGTAGTTCGTCGTCGTCGTGTTCCTCGCGCAGCCGGCGGAGGTACGCGCGCTGTTCCTCCAGCCGCTTCGGCATCTCGGCGTACACGTGCTCGAACATGGTGTCCGGGCCGGGGCGCTCGAACCCCTCGGCCGTCTCGATGGCCGACGCCACCTCGTCCTCGACGGACTCGGTTATGGCGGCGACGCGCTCGTCGTCCAGGACGCCGCGGTCGCGGAGGAACCGCTCCAGTCGCGGGATGGGGTCCTTCGCCTTCCACTCCTCGACCTCCTCGTCCTCGCGGTACACGGAGGGGTCGTCGGCCGTCGTGTGCGCGCCGAAGCGGTACTGCACCGCCTCGACCAGCGTCGGGCGCAGTTGCCCCTCCTCGGGGTTGCGGGCCTTCTCGACGGCCTCGGTCGCGACCTGATACACGGCGAGCGGGTCCATCCCGTCCACCTGCACGCCCTCCATGCCGTACGCGACGGCCTTCTGGGCGATGGTCTCCGAGCGGGTCTGCTTCTCGCGCGGCACGGAGATGGCCCACTGGTTGTTGTTACAGAAGAAGACGGTCGGGGTGTCGTACACCCCGGCGAAGTTCAGCCCCTCGTGGAAGTCCCCCTCCGAGGTGGCGCCGTCGCCGAAGTAACAGATGCTCACGTCGTCCTCGCCGCGGTGCTGGGCCGCCATCCCCAGCCCCGTCGCGTGGGGTATCTGGGAGGCGATGGGGACCGCGACCGGGAAGATGCGCAGGTCGCGCAGTTCGTTGCCGCGCTCGTCGCCCATCCAGTAGCGGAGCGTCCCTTCGAGCGTCAGCCCGTGGACGTACGCCGCGCCGTGTTCGCGGTAGGAGGGGACGAGCCAGTCCTCGTCGCCCAGCGCCATCGCGGACGCGACCTGCGCGCCCTCCTGACCCGACAGCGGCGGATACGTGCCCATCCGGCCCTGTCGCTGGAGGCTGACCGCGCGCTGGTCGAAGTGGCGCGCCAGTCGCATCGACCGGTACATCTCGACGAACTCCTCCTCGGAGAGGTCGGGCACCGTCGCGCCGTCGACGACCTGCCCGTCCTCGTCGAGCACCCGGACCCGCTCGTGCGGGTCCCGTTCGAGTACGCTCACGGACGAACCACCCGTGGTGACATACCCGAAGGCTCAGACGCGCCACGCATAGGGTTTTCGTAAATACCTTTCGTAGCGCGCCGTTCTTGCCACGAGGTTACACGAACGTCCAGAAACGGGGGCGCGGAACGGGCGGGTTTCGCGCGTTCGTCGGCCGAACCCGTGACACGCCCCGTGGTATCGCGACCCGTGATTCGGGTCGCTCGCGCGTCAGTCGCCCCGGGCGCGGGCCCGCTCGCGCGCCTCCTCGACGCTCGCGCCGTCGCGCGCCATCGCCTCCACGAAGAACTCGCCGGCCTTGAACGACGAGCGCACCATCGGCCCCGAGGCGCAGTAGCGGAAGCCGAACTCCCCCTCGGCCACCTCGCGCCACGTGTCGAACTTGTCCGGGTGGACGTACTCGAACACCTCCAAGTGGCGCGTCGAGGGCTGGAGGTACTGGCCGAACGTGACGATGTCCACGCCGAGTTCGTCGAGGTCCGACAGCGTCCGGTACACCTCGTGGTCGTACTCGCCGACGCCGAGCATCAGGGAGGTCTTCGCGTAACAGTCCGATTCCGCGACCCGTTGGAGCACGGACAGCGACTGCTCGTAGCCCGCCCGGCGGTCCCGGACCGGCCACTGGAGGCGCTCGACCGTCTCGACGTTGTGCGCCAGCACGTCCGGCCCCGCGTCGATGACCTCGTCCACGGCGTCGGGGTCGCCCCGGAAGTCGGGGACCAGCGCCTCCACGAGGATGGAGGGGTCGCGGTCCTTGATGGCGCGTATCGTCTCCGCGAAGTGGGCCGCGCCGCCGTCCGGCAGGTCGTCGCGGTCCACGCTCGTCAGGACGACGTAGTCGAGGCCGATCTCGGCGACGGCGTCCGCGACGTTCGCCGGTTCGTCCTCGTCCAGCGCCTCCATCCCGCCGGTCTTCACGTCGCAGAAGTTACAGCCCCGCGAGCAGCGGTCGCCCATCAGCATGAACGTCGCCGTCCCCGGCCCGTTGCGCCCCGACCAGCAGTCCCCGAGGTTGGGACACGACGCCTCCTCGCAGACGGTGTGGAGGTCGTGGTCGCGCAGCGTCGATTTTATCTCCGTGAACCGCTCGCCGGAGGGGGGTCGCATCTTCAGCCACTCGGGCTTGCGACGGCGTTCGCGGGACCCGCTCATTGCCCGGTACTTCGGCTACGGCGGCAAAAGCGTGCTGTCCTCGCGCGCCCACGGGCCGGTGTCGCGGAGCGAACGCTGAATACGGGGCCGTCCCGAGGGAGCGCAAATGACGAGAGTCGTCGCGCTCCGACACGGCGAGACCGCGTGGAACCGCGAGGGGCGCATGCAGGGGTGGGCCCCGGTGCCGCTGAACGACCGCGGGCGCGAGCAGGCGACCGCCGCGGGCGAGTGGCTCGCCGACGAGTACGCGTTCGACGCGGTGTACAGTTCCGACCTCCTCCGGACGCGAGAAACGACCGAGCGCGTGCTGGAACACCTCCCGTACAAGGGGTCGGGCCGGAAGGTCACCTACGAGGCGGCGTGGCGCGAGCGGGACATCGGCGTGTATCAGGGACTCTCGTATCAGGACGTGTACGAGCGGTTCCCCGAGTTCGGGCTGGGCGAGGCCGCCGCGGAGGCCGCACGCCGCGTCCCCGACTCCGGCGAGAGCCTCGCGGACGTGTACGAGCGCGCGACCGAGCGGTTCGAGGCGGTCGTGGCCGGGCACGACGACGACGACACCGTCCTCGTCGTCTCGCACGGCGGCCCCATCTACATGCTGACGGGCCACGCGAAGGCGATGGACATCCGCGACGCCGTGCTCGACCACTCGCAGGACAACTGCGGCGCGACCGTGTTCGACTGTTCCGAGGGGGTCGAGGTCGTCGCCGAGAACGTGACCGAGTGGGACGGATAGTCGGTCGTTTCTGTGGGGCTCTCTCGTGCGGTGAACGTCCCCCTCGCGAGTGTCGCTCGTAGGGACCGCTTCGGGAACGCCCTGCTCGCGCGGTTCTAGGGAAACAGCACCGCGACGGCACCGCCCACACGCCTCCCCAGCCGATTCACTCGGTCGCGTCGCTCTCTCGTTCATCCCTCGCACGCCGGCTGACTCGCGACGGGACGCGAGTCAGCGCGCGCCGGAGCGAGGGTCAGTCGGTGCTCGGGTACTCGGCGTCGAGGAGTTCCGATTCGTCCGGCTCGTCGTCGTAGGCGTCGTTCGCGGGCGACACGGAGCCGGTCGCGTAGCCGTCGAGGTCGAGCGTGACGTGGTCGAAGCCGCAGTCGAGCAGGTGGTCGCGGGCGGCGCGGACGAAGTCGGCGTCGAGCGCGCGCTCCAGTTCGTCCTCCCCGACCTCGATGCGCGCGAGGCCGTCGTGGTCGCGCACGCGGAACTGTTCGAACCCCCACGTCCGGAGGAGAGTCTCGGCGCGCTCGACGCGGGTGAGCCGTTCCTCGGTCACGTCGAGGCCGGTGGGGATGCGCGAGGAGAGACACGCCATCGAAGGCTTGTCCGCGACGGAGAGCCCGTAGTCCTCGGCAATCGCCCGCACCTCGGGCTTCGTGATGCCGTGTTCGAGCAGCGGCGAGTAGGCGTTCAGTTCCTCGACGGCGCGCAGACCCGGACGATGCCCCTCGCCCGGGTCGTCGGCGTTCGTGCCGTCGCAGACCACGTCGATGCCCATCTCGCGCGCGGTGTCGAACATCTCGCCCAGCCGCATCGAGCGGCAGTGGTAACAGCGGTCGCCGTCGTTCTCGACGAACGCGGGGTCGTCGAGCTCCGAGAACGAGGTTATCTCGTGGCGGATACCTATCTCCTCGGCCACGCGGGTGGCGTCCTCCAGTTCGGCCGCGGGGAGCGTCTCTGACTTGGCGGTACAGGCGACGGCGTCGTCGCCGAGCGCGTCGTGCGCGAGGGCGGCGACCACGGCCGAATCGACGCCCCCGGAGAAGGCGACGAGGACGGGACCGCGCGCCGCGAGGTCGTCGCGCGCGGCGGCGACCTTGGCGGCGACGGCGTCGTCGAGGGTCATGGCCGCGCTCGGGGGGCGACGGGCAAAAGCGCGCCGGCTACGGCACGGGCGGTGGCTACAAACCGGCCCCCGACGTAGCCGGGGTATGAACGCGGACGAGTTCGTCGAGGCGGTTCGCAGCGGGAACGAGACGGCCCTCTCGCGGCTCGGTTCCTCGAAGTCGCTGTACGCGGACACGCGCGGCGAGATGGAACCGGACGCCGTGTTGCGGGCCGCGGCCGACGCCGAACACGCCGCTGCGGAGACGTTCGCGGCGTGGGCCGACGGCGAGGACGGCGCGGCGGGCGAGGCGTTCGCCGCGACGGCCGAGGAGGAGCGCGACCACTACGAGCGCGTCGCGGCGAAGCTGGACGACCACGAGCCCTCGGGCGACGCCTCGGCGATGCAGGCGCACCTCCGCGGCCTCGACGGCACGGTCGAGCGGCTGGGCGGGCTGGTCGGGCGCACCCTCGTCGCCGGGAAGTCGAAGGAGCAGACGACCGGCTTCTTCGTCGGGCAGGCCGACCCCCGGACGGCGGGCCTCTTCCGGGAACTGGGCGACGACCTCGACGGGCAACTGGAGCGGGCGACCGACGCGCTCGCCGAGGAGTGTTCGGACGACGAGGACTGGGAGCGCGCGCTCGACGCGGCGTCGGGAACGGTGCAGACGGCCTACGAGGCGTACACGGAGCGGCTGGAGTCGATGGGCGTCAACCCAAAGCCGGTGTGCTAGCCGCGGTCGCGTTCGTCCGGTTCGCGGGCGCGGCCGTCACGGTTCCCCCCGCGGTCAGCACCGGACACGGCCCCGCACCCGACGCACACAGCTTCACGTAGCCGAGCACGGGGATGCGGGCCTCGGCGGTGCCGACGATCCACGAGGGGCGAACCGGGCCGGAGAGCCCGTTCACCTGGTCGTACTGCCCGTTCGAGACGGGGTTGTCCCCCTTCGTGATGTAGCCGGCGTGGGGGGCCGGACAGTTCGGGAGGGCGTCACAGTCGCGCGCGCCGCCGACGAAGTCGGGGTTCGCCCGGTCGTACCAGTTCTCGCCGTCCTCGACCCAGAAGCGCGCCCGGTGGATGATGGGCGTCCCCGAGCGGTTGTCGGCGCGGTAGATGACCACGTCGCCGTAGGCCCCGAACTTCCGGTAGTCGTTCTCGGCGCCCACGTCGTAGGGGACGATTCCGGTCTCGTCGGCGAAGCCGGGCGCGAACCGCCCCTCCTCCATCACGAACACGAGATCCCCCACCTGCATGTTCGGCTCCATGCTGCCGGACTCGACGGCGACCATCGGGGGCCAGACGCCGCTGACGGCGAACAGGAGGAGGCCGACCGCGAGCACCGCCGCCACGCTCGTCGCCACCTCGCGGACGTAGACGACGCCCGCGTGGTCCGTGGTCCGGAGCCAGCGCAGCCACTCCAACGGGCCGCGCGGCCCCGCGTCGTCGCTCATTAGCCTCCGTAGCCGTGGAACTCGTTTCAACGTTCTGGCTTCGGGGTCCGGCATCCTTTTGCAGACCCCTCGCTTCCCCTCGGAGTGTGCCGATGGAGTCGCCGGCCCGCATCGCAAGCGCGCTCGCGAGCCACGGCTTCAACGCCTCGCGGGAGGCGGTCACCCTCATCGCCGGGGCGGACGACCCGGACGCGGCGCTCGCGCTCGCCGTGGAGACCGCGCCCGACGACGCGCTCGTCCTCACCGCGGAACACGTGAAGAGCGCGCTCGACCGCGGCCGCGACCGACGGCTCGCCGACCCGGACGACCGCGACGACGCGGGGGGAGCGGCGGACGGAACCGCGGACACAGACCCCTCTGTTTCGGGTGGAACCGGGGCGTCGGAACCGGGTGACGGCCCCG from Halosegnis marinus carries:
- a CDS encoding rubrerythrin family protein, which produces MNADEFVEAVRSGNETALSRLGSSKSLYADTRGEMEPDAVLRAAADAEHAAAETFAAWADGEDGAAGEAFAATAEEERDHYERVAAKLDDHEPSGDASAMQAHLRGLDGTVERLGGLVGRTLVAGKSKEQTTGFFVGQADPRTAGLFRELGDDLDGQLERATDALAEECSDDEDWERALDAASGTVQTAYEAYTERLESMGVNPKPVC
- a CDS encoding histidine phosphatase family protein; the protein is MTRVVALRHGETAWNREGRMQGWAPVPLNDRGREQATAAGEWLADEYAFDAVYSSDLLRTRETTERVLEHLPYKGSGRKVTYEAAWRERDIGVYQGLSYQDVYERFPEFGLGEAAAEAARRVPDSGESLADVYERATERFEAVVAGHDDDDTVLVVSHGGPIYMLTGHAKAMDIRDAVLDHSQDNCGATVFDCSEGVEVVAENVTEWDG
- a CDS encoding dihydrolipoamide acetyltransferase family protein, whose translation is MVREFKLPDVGEGLTEAEIVTWLVEVGDTVTEDQPVAEVETDKAVVEVPSPVNGTVREILADEGEMVPVGNVIITFDVEGEEAEPVEESADDEDDEAVEDAVSAVSEADEEDENEGTAQQGGRTFAAPSARRLARELGVDIGAVSGSGPGGRVTEQDVRAHAEGADDEEPEPAVKSATSKVTDEAEEPATSAPASSAEAAGRDRTLAAPATRRVAEEEGVALDDVPTDETRDGEAFVTESQVREYAEAQRAAQAADAEAVTEEAPETETTAEGEVERIAYKGVRRTIGNAMERSKYTAPHVTHHEEVVVEDLVATRERLKPVAEERDSRLTYMPFVLKAVVAALKEHPILNSQLDEDAEEILVKHYYNIGVAVATDAGLMVPVVKGADEKDMLTLADDVNDLATKARERSIKREEMQGGTFSITNFGAVGGEYATPIINYPETAILGLGALKQRPVVEDGEVVAKHTIPLSLSIDHRIIDGADAARFVNTLSEYLENPELLLLE
- a CDS encoding alpha-ketoacid dehydrogenase subunit beta, encoding MSSQNLTLVQAVRDGLKGELERDDDVVVFGEDVGKNGGVFRATQGLYDEFGEDRVFDTPLAESGIVGTAVGMAAYGMKPVPEIQFSGFAYPAFDQIVSHAARLRTRSRGRFTVPMTLRMPYGGGIRAPEHHSESKEAFYTHEAGLKVVVPSTPRDTKGLLAASIRDPDPVVFMEPKLIYRAFREEVPDETYTVELGEAAVRREGTDVSVFTWGAMTRPTLEAAENLDGEVDVEVVDLRTLSPMDWDTITESFEKTGRAVVVHEAPKTGGLGAEIAATIQEEALLYQEAPVKRVTGFDTPFPLYALEDYYMPEAARIEDGIRETVEF
- a CDS encoding S26 family signal peptidase; translated protein: MSDDAGPRGPLEWLRWLRTTDHAGVVYVREVATSVAAVLAVGLLLFAVSGVWPPMVAVESGSMEPNMQVGDLVFVMEEGRFAPGFADETGIVPYDVGAENDYRKFGAYGDVVIYRADNRSGTPIIHRARFWVEDGENWYDRANPDFVGGARDCDALPNCPAPHAGYITKGDNPVSNGQYDQVNGLSGPVRPSWIVGTAEARIPVLGYVKLCASGAGPCPVLTAGGTVTAAPANRTNATAASTPALG
- the pdhA gene encoding pyruvate dehydrogenase (acetyl-transferring) E1 component subunit alpha — its product is MSVLERDPHERVRVLDEDGQVVDGATVPDLSEEEFVEMYRSMRLARHFDQRAVSLQRQGRMGTYPPLSGQEGAQVASAMALGDEDWLVPSYREHGAAYVHGLTLEGTLRYWMGDERGNELRDLRIFPVAVPIASQIPHATGLGMAAQHRGEDDVSICYFGDGATSEGDFHEGLNFAGVYDTPTVFFCNNNQWAISVPREKQTRSETIAQKAVAYGMEGVQVDGMDPLAVYQVATEAVEKARNPEEGQLRPTLVEAVQYRFGAHTTADDPSVYREDEEVEEWKAKDPIPRLERFLRDRGVLDDERVAAITESVEDEVASAIETAEGFERPGPDTMFEHVYAEMPKRLEEQRAYLRRLREEHDDDELLEH
- the lpdA gene encoding dihydrolipoyl dehydrogenase, which codes for MVVGDISTGTDVLVVGAGPGGYVAAIRASQLGLDTTLVEKDAYGGVCLNRGCIPSKALITGADTAHGAANAEAMGVHADPAVDMAAMQSWKDGVVDQLTGGVEKLCKANGVNLVEGTAEFAGEGRVRVAHGGEGQGSETIEYEHAIIATGSRPIQIPGFEFDEEHVLSSQGALSLDTVPDELVVVGAGYIGMELSTTYAKLGTDVTVVEMLDSALPGYEDDIARTVRKRAEELGVEFHFGEGASEWEPHNDGVRVTTETEDGETSTYAADKVLVAVGRSPVTDTLGLDAIGLEPDENGFLATDEFGETAVDDVYAVGDVAGEPMLAHKASAEGEVVAEVIAGEPAAMDFQAIPAAVFTDPEIGTVGMTEAEAADAGFDPVVGKMPMNASGRALTLSEPEGFVRVVADSETGFVLGGQIVGPEASELVAELALAVEMGATLEDVGSTVHTHPTLSEAVMEAVKNAQGHAIHTLNR
- the larE gene encoding ATP-dependent sacrificial sulfur transferase LarE, with product MTLDDAVAAKVAAARDDLAARGPVLVAFSGGVDSAVVAALAHDALGDDAVACTAKSETLPAAELEDATRVAEEIGIRHEITSFSELDDPAFVENDGDRCYHCRSMRLGEMFDTAREMGIDVVCDGTNADDPGEGHRPGLRAVEELNAYSPLLEHGITKPEVRAIAEDYGLSVADKPSMACLSSRIPTGLDVTEERLTRVERAETLLRTWGFEQFRVRDHDGLARIEVGEDELERALDADFVRAARDHLLDCGFDHVTLDLDGYATGSVSPANDAYDDEPDESELLDAEYPSTD
- the lipA gene encoding lipoyl synthase, producing the protein MSGSRERRRKPEWLKMRPPSGERFTEIKSTLRDHDLHTVCEEASCPNLGDCWSGRNGPGTATFMLMGDRCSRGCNFCDVKTGGMEALDEDEPANVADAVAEIGLDYVVLTSVDRDDLPDGGAAHFAETIRAIKDRDPSILVEALVPDFRGDPDAVDEVIDAGPDVLAHNVETVERLQWPVRDRRAGYEQSLSVLQRVAESDCYAKTSLMLGVGEYDHEVYRTLSDLDELGVDIVTFGQYLQPSTRHLEVFEYVHPDKFDTWREVAEGEFGFRYCASGPMVRSSFKAGEFFVEAMARDGASVEEARERARARGD